Proteins co-encoded in one Kutzneria chonburiensis genomic window:
- a CDS encoding peptidase inhibitor family I36 protein, producing MSGRAGKRAASVGVVVAALAATLAGTAGSAYAVGPGGSEACPANSFCLYYNSPNRWGSFEHWNPLTAYDLGQATFSNWGNGSGYGQTVGGNAAAAVNNTGHTVAVYNGINCSTSGSSNHNPEVEYFEPNTYGRLDGGLYNGAWSFCGD from the coding sequence ATGAGCGGAAGAGCCGGCAAGCGGGCGGCGTCCGTCGGTGTCGTCGTGGCGGCACTGGCGGCCACGCTCGCCGGGACGGCCGGCTCGGCCTACGCCGTCGGCCCCGGCGGCTCGGAAGCCTGCCCCGCCAACAGCTTCTGCCTGTACTACAACTCGCCCAACCGCTGGGGTTCCTTCGAACACTGGAACCCCCTCACGGCGTACGACCTCGGCCAGGCCACCTTCAGCAACTGGGGCAACGGCTCCGGCTACGGGCAGACCGTTGGCGGCAACGCCGCCGCGGCGGTCAACAACACCGGCCACACCGTCGCCGTCTACAACGGCATCAACTGCAGCACGTCGGGATCCAGCAACCACAACCCCGAGGTGGAGTACTTCGAGCCCAACACGTACGGCCGGCTGGACGGCGGGCTCTACAACGGCGCGTGGTCGTTCTGCGGCGACTGA
- a CDS encoding MFS transporter, with the protein MYLSTIDQPHAEQRSRGRALFLLSGNVFALGAVSLVTDISSEMVTAVLPVYLVLGLHLSPVAYGVVDGAYTGATALLRLVGGYVADVVRRRKLIAGLGYGMSAVAKLGLLAAGNAVGAIGAVIAIDRTGKGLRTAPRDALITLSTPPQLYGRAFGVHRMMDTIGAFAGPLVALGILAATAQAYDAVFMASFCIAAFGVLVLVLFVRDHRGEQPPKGTVSPSALVGLMRMGQVRRLVLAACLAGMVTIGDGFVYLLLQQREELGIGWFPLLAVGTNLSYLLLATPLGVLADKVGRLKVVLGGYGVLVLVYLLLFGPLGGWPLLVVALALYGLFYAATDGVLMALAGPVLPKALRTTGIALIQTGQALSYLVSSVLFGLAWTVWGPASASRIAAVLVAVAVLVVGLLLRGLSAKSETVGEQA; encoded by the coding sequence GTGTACCTGTCCACGATCGACCAACCGCACGCCGAGCAGCGTTCCCGTGGGCGGGCGTTGTTCCTGTTGAGCGGCAACGTGTTCGCGCTCGGCGCGGTCAGCCTGGTCACCGACATCTCCTCGGAGATGGTGACCGCGGTGCTGCCGGTGTACCTGGTGCTCGGGCTGCATCTGAGCCCGGTCGCGTACGGCGTCGTCGACGGCGCCTACACCGGGGCGACGGCGCTGCTGCGGCTGGTCGGCGGGTACGTCGCCGATGTGGTGCGGCGCCGCAAACTTATTGCCGGACTGGGCTACGGGATGTCGGCGGTGGCGAAGCTCGGGCTGCTGGCCGCGGGCAATGCGGTCGGCGCGATCGGGGCGGTGATCGCGATCGACCGTACCGGCAAGGGCCTGCGCACGGCGCCGCGCGATGCGCTGATCACGCTGTCCACCCCGCCCCAGCTGTACGGCCGCGCGTTCGGCGTGCACCGGATGATGGACACGATCGGGGCGTTCGCCGGACCGTTGGTCGCGCTGGGCATTCTGGCCGCCACCGCGCAGGCGTACGACGCGGTGTTCATGGCGAGCTTCTGCATCGCGGCGTTCGGCGTGCTGGTTCTCGTGTTGTTCGTACGGGACCATCGCGGCGAACAGCCGCCGAAGGGCACGGTGTCACCGTCGGCACTGGTCGGCCTGATGAGGATGGGGCAGGTGCGGCGGCTGGTGCTGGCCGCGTGCCTGGCCGGGATGGTGACCATCGGCGACGGCTTCGTCTATCTGTTGTTGCAGCAGCGCGAGGAACTCGGCATCGGCTGGTTCCCGCTGCTGGCCGTCGGCACGAACCTGTCCTACCTGCTGCTGGCCACGCCGCTGGGGGTGCTGGCCGACAAGGTCGGCCGGTTGAAGGTGGTGCTCGGCGGCTATGGCGTACTGGTGCTGGTGTACCTGTTGCTGTTCGGACCGCTCGGTGGCTGGCCGCTGCTGGTCGTGGCGCTCGCGCTGTACGGCTTGTTCTACGCGGCGACCGACGGCGTGCTGATGGCGCTGGCCGGGCCGGTGCTGCCGAAAGCCTTGCGTACCACGGGAATCGCGCTGATCCAGACCGGACAGGCGTTGTCGTACCTGGTGTCGTCGGTGTTGTTCGGGTTGGCCTGGACGGTGTGGGGACCGGCGAGCGCGAGCCGGATCGCCGCGGTGCTGGTCGCGGTGGCCGTGCTCGTCGTGGGCCTGTTGCTGCGTGGCCTGTCGGCGAAGTCCGAGACGGTGGGGGAGCAGGCGTGA
- a CDS encoding YcnI family protein produces MSLRSSSRALTRIGAIATVTLATGLLGAGIAAAHVETEPGQATKGDESTITFRVPNEEDSAGVVKLEVSFPLDHPVPEANTTPIPGWTAKVTKTTLPAAVHQNNSDVKEAVQTVTWTADPGTQIKPGEFLRFPVLAGPLADNTDKLTFKAVQTYSNGDVVRWIDPPAAEGAQEPEHPAPTITLVSDSADSPAKPAEAAPASTSDSTARWLGGAGLVVGILGLALGIAIAARGRRAAPSATKSTVE; encoded by the coding sequence ATGTCCCTTCGTTCATCCTCGCGCGCGCTGACCAGGATCGGCGCCATCGCCACGGTCACGCTGGCCACCGGCCTGCTGGGCGCGGGCATCGCCGCCGCACACGTGGAAACCGAGCCCGGCCAGGCCACCAAGGGCGACGAGTCCACCATCACCTTCCGCGTCCCCAACGAGGAGGACTCGGCCGGCGTGGTCAAGCTGGAGGTCAGCTTCCCGCTCGACCACCCGGTGCCGGAGGCGAACACCACGCCGATCCCCGGCTGGACGGCCAAGGTCACCAAGACCACGCTGCCTGCTGCCGTGCACCAGAACAACTCCGACGTCAAGGAGGCCGTGCAGACCGTCACCTGGACCGCCGACCCGGGCACCCAGATCAAGCCCGGCGAGTTCCTCCGGTTCCCGGTGCTGGCCGGCCCGCTGGCCGACAACACCGACAAGTTGACGTTCAAGGCCGTGCAGACCTACAGCAACGGCGACGTCGTCCGGTGGATCGACCCGCCGGCGGCCGAGGGTGCGCAGGAGCCCGAGCACCCCGCGCCGACGATCACCCTCGTCTCGGACTCCGCCGACAGCCCGGCCAAGCCCGCCGAGGCCGCCCCGGCGTCCACATCGGACAGCACCGCCCGCTGGCTCGGCGGCGCCGGTCTGGTGGTCGGCATCCTCGGGCTCGCCCTGGGCATCGCCATCGCCGCGCGGGGACGCCGCGCGGCACCGTCGGCGACCAAGTCCACAGTGGAGTGA
- a CDS encoding peptidase inhibitor family I36 protein codes for MNRRLAVVLIGAVAALVGTTAPAYAAGPGGAEACPSGSLCLYYNSPRLGWGSFEHWSPGNYGNLGNYRFGNWGNGSGYGQTVGGNAASLVNNTNQDWIVCADLARDSCQKFGPGYADALPDFLHNADWAMESTG; via the coding sequence ATGAACCGAAGGCTCGCGGTCGTGCTGATCGGCGCCGTCGCCGCACTGGTCGGCACCACCGCCCCCGCCTACGCCGCCGGCCCTGGTGGGGCCGAGGCGTGCCCCAGCGGGAGCCTCTGCCTGTACTACAACTCGCCCCGGCTGGGCTGGGGATCCTTCGAGCACTGGTCGCCGGGCAACTACGGAAACCTCGGCAACTACCGGTTCGGGAACTGGGGAAACGGCTCCGGCTACGGGCAGACGGTCGGCGGCAACGCCGCTTCCCTGGTCAACAACACCAACCAGGACTGGATCGTCTGCGCCGACCTGGCCCGTGACAGCTGCCAGAAGTTCGGCCCCGGCTACGCCGACGCCCTGCCCGACTTCCTGCACAACGCCGACTGGGCGATGGAGTCCACCGGCTGA
- a CDS encoding alkaline phosphatase family protein — protein MLRKRTAAAIIAAAALIGSATAVAVTSSTAEAATSVPVFDHVVLVMFENHAYSQINGSSSAPYFNSLAGQGAKFTQSFAVTHPSEPNYLAIFSGSTQGITDDSCPHTFSGNDIAAQLIAAGKSFTSYSESMPSDGCTGCTSGQYARKHNAAPFFSNVPAASNLRYSDFPSSANYASLPTVSYIDPNLCNDMHDCSVGTGDTWLKNNLDAYAQWAKTHNSLLIVTFDEDNGGSSNHIFTAFVGAHTQVGTFTNQINHYNVLSTIESAYGLSHLNSATEITNVWN, from the coding sequence GTGTTACGGAAGCGCACAGCGGCCGCGATCATCGCGGCGGCGGCCCTCATCGGCTCGGCGACGGCCGTGGCCGTCACCTCGTCCACCGCCGAGGCGGCGACGAGCGTGCCGGTGTTCGACCACGTCGTGCTGGTGATGTTCGAGAACCACGCCTACTCCCAGATCAACGGTAGCTCCAGCGCCCCGTACTTCAACAGCCTCGCCGGGCAGGGCGCCAAGTTCACCCAGTCCTTCGCGGTCACCCACCCGAGCGAGCCCAACTACCTGGCGATCTTCTCCGGGTCGACCCAGGGCATCACCGACGACAGCTGCCCGCACACGTTCAGCGGCAACGACATCGCGGCGCAGCTGATCGCGGCGGGCAAGTCCTTCACCAGCTACTCGGAGAGCATGCCGTCGGACGGCTGCACCGGCTGCACCAGCGGCCAGTACGCCCGCAAGCACAACGCCGCGCCGTTCTTCAGCAACGTGCCGGCGGCCAGCAACCTGCGCTACTCGGACTTCCCGAGCTCGGCGAACTACGCGAGCCTGCCGACCGTCTCCTACATCGACCCCAACCTGTGCAACGACATGCACGACTGCTCGGTCGGCACCGGCGACACCTGGCTGAAGAACAACCTGGACGCCTACGCGCAGTGGGCCAAGACCCACAACAGCCTGCTCATCGTCACCTTCGACGAGGACAACGGCGGTTCGTCCAACCACATCTTCACCGCGTTCGTCGGCGCGCACACCCAGGTCGGCACCTTCACCAACCAGATCAACCACTACAACGTCCTGAGCACCATCGAAAGCGCCTACGGGCTGTCCCACCTCAACTCGGCCACCGAGATCACCAACGTGTGGAACTGA
- a CDS encoding FAD-dependent oxidoreductase, producing the protein MKLGKTAVVLGGSAAGLCSAGALAPHFDQVLVLERDELPAAAEHRRGVPQSKHPHFLLNSGRRAIGALFPGFEDDLIAAGGLHLMPSMDAAYLDGQGWSARKRSAMTMIYSSRILIERVLRDKVRGLPNVAVREGVTVTGLSTRDGAVTGVHVDGEHIDADLVVDAMGRGSSVSGWLVAAGWPEPEVRTLDAKVTYTSRWYELPTPRPPSWWWQHLVIMPTPDKGDHPAEHEFLVNLFPIEGNRVIACMGSWGLDMPRTTDTFVESAARVRTPLFAAAMARCAPTSEVHLTRSTGNKWRRYDRLRQPPRGLVFIGDAICAFNPFYAQGISSAAGSALLLREHLARADRLDAAFIARFLAGQRTLLRVPWSLAMARDQGYECAVGTEKPPEWRRRLLAAVSGPAFSFIVGAAREDDVVDEHFAKVFNMDESLSQMLRNPRMLAGFLRHYLRKALGRQRVPFDFDARAEPPATDYSAAAAR; encoded by the coding sequence GTGAAGCTCGGCAAGACCGCCGTCGTCCTCGGTGGCAGCGCCGCCGGCCTGTGCAGCGCCGGGGCGCTCGCCCCACACTTCGACCAGGTGCTGGTGCTCGAACGCGACGAGCTGCCGGCGGCGGCCGAGCACCGCCGCGGCGTGCCGCAGAGCAAGCACCCGCACTTCCTGCTGAACTCCGGTCGTCGCGCGATCGGGGCGCTGTTCCCCGGCTTCGAGGACGACCTCATCGCGGCCGGCGGCCTGCACCTGATGCCGTCCATGGACGCCGCCTACCTCGACGGACAGGGCTGGTCGGCCCGCAAGCGCAGTGCGATGACGATGATCTACAGCTCGCGGATCCTCATCGAGCGCGTGCTGCGCGACAAGGTGCGCGGGCTGCCCAACGTGGCCGTCCGCGAAGGTGTCACGGTGACCGGCCTGAGCACCCGCGACGGCGCGGTCACCGGTGTCCACGTCGACGGCGAGCACATCGACGCCGACCTCGTGGTGGACGCGATGGGCCGCGGCTCCTCGGTCAGCGGCTGGCTGGTGGCGGCGGGATGGCCGGAACCCGAGGTGCGGACCCTCGACGCGAAGGTCACCTACACCTCACGCTGGTACGAACTGCCGACACCCCGACCGCCCTCCTGGTGGTGGCAGCACCTGGTGATCATGCCGACCCCGGACAAGGGCGACCATCCGGCCGAGCACGAGTTCCTGGTGAACCTCTTCCCGATCGAGGGCAACCGGGTCATCGCCTGCATGGGCTCGTGGGGCCTGGACATGCCGCGCACCACCGACACGTTCGTCGAGTCGGCGGCCCGGGTGCGGACGCCGTTGTTCGCCGCCGCGATGGCCCGCTGCGCGCCGACCTCCGAGGTGCACCTGACCCGGTCCACCGGCAACAAGTGGCGTCGCTACGACCGCCTGCGCCAGCCACCGCGCGGGCTGGTGTTCATCGGCGACGCGATCTGCGCGTTCAACCCGTTCTACGCGCAGGGCATCAGCTCCGCGGCGGGCTCGGCGCTGCTGCTGCGTGAGCACCTCGCCCGCGCCGACCGTCTCGACGCGGCTTTCATCGCACGGTTCCTTGCGGGCCAACGCACACTGCTCCGTGTGCCGTGGTCGCTCGCGATGGCCCGGGACCAGGGCTACGAGTGTGCGGTGGGCACCGAGAAACCGCCCGAGTGGCGACGCCGTCTCCTCGCGGCGGTGTCCGGCCCGGCGTTCAGCTTCATCGTCGGCGCCGCCCGAGAGGACGACGTGGTCGACGAGCACTTCGCCAAGGTGTTCAACATGGACGAGTCGCTGAGCCAGATGCTGCGCAACCCTCGGATGCTCGCGGGGTTCCTACGGCACTACCTCCGGAAAGCGTTGGGGCGGCAACGGGTTCCGTTCGACTTCGACGCGCGGGCCGAGCCGCCGGCCACCGACTACTCCGCCGCGGCGGCCCGGTGA
- a CDS encoding alpha-L-fucosidase, with translation MPSSSEPPLSRRHFLAGAAAAGALSVLPAGLSTSTADAATGPTGVPLPALRVPQTDMGLTQQPDSKVGWLQDAKIGLFIHWGVYAGPAQGEWYERNAQVKPSVYRNFLTDTSAQQFTADQYDPAAWAQLAKDMGAKYVVLTSRHHEGFGLYPNSHPNAWTSAQAPLNRDFVGDYVRAVRAAGLKVGLYYSPIDWRYPGYYDVTGAALSSPPWNFEGTDPAHFDYKANATVMKEEVYQAVKQLVTDYGPIDDLWWDGGWLAEKGSDADGAFFWEPGQYRDPGNQWPVGGYGETESSTGKPLGLMGMVRAHQPNIVVTPRAGWAGDYQVEEGGSVPTGPVRTGAVEKAFTIRGAWGYTAGATVMSYGDILAVVVNSLVRNMTTIINVGPDRHGVVPLDSVAVLHQVGAFLSDVGESVYNTRGGPWNPVDGQVGYTYRGSTFYAHLLPGQAQGAFTTPSVGDAQVSRVYDVHTKLDLPHTVSADGRVTITGIDRSAHPQDTVLAVVLDRPVVATDIARGKPTTADSQESNHGNLAVNATDGDTSTRWCAADGNTGHWLRVDLGTATALTGVRVAWEFAGKTYRYRIEGSTDGSAWSALVDRTANTDTSQVHTLPCTGSARYVRVTVTGLDAGCWASIRSFEVFTRPFS, from the coding sequence ATGCCGTCTTCGTCCGAACCACCGTTGTCCCGCCGGCATTTCCTGGCCGGTGCCGCCGCGGCCGGCGCACTGTCGGTGTTGCCCGCCGGCCTGTCGACCAGCACCGCCGACGCCGCCACTGGTCCGACCGGGGTACCGCTGCCGGCGCTGCGGGTGCCGCAGACCGACATGGGCCTGACGCAGCAACCGGACTCGAAGGTCGGCTGGCTCCAGGACGCCAAGATCGGCCTGTTCATCCACTGGGGTGTCTATGCCGGGCCGGCGCAGGGCGAGTGGTACGAGCGCAACGCCCAGGTCAAACCGAGCGTGTACCGGAATTTCCTCACGGACACGTCCGCCCAGCAGTTCACCGCCGACCAGTACGACCCCGCCGCCTGGGCGCAGCTGGCCAAGGACATGGGCGCGAAGTACGTGGTCCTGACCTCCCGCCACCACGAAGGATTCGGGCTGTACCCGAATTCTCACCCCAACGCCTGGACGTCCGCGCAAGCGCCGCTGAACCGGGACTTCGTCGGCGACTACGTGAGGGCGGTGCGTGCCGCCGGGTTGAAGGTGGGCCTGTACTACTCGCCGATCGACTGGCGCTACCCCGGCTACTACGACGTCACCGGCGCGGCCTTGTCCAGCCCACCGTGGAACTTCGAGGGCACTGACCCGGCGCACTTCGACTACAAGGCGAACGCGACCGTGATGAAGGAGGAGGTCTACCAAGCGGTCAAGCAGCTGGTGACCGACTACGGCCCGATCGATGACCTCTGGTGGGACGGCGGCTGGTTGGCTGAGAAGGGGTCCGACGCGGACGGCGCGTTTTTCTGGGAACCGGGCCAGTACCGCGACCCGGGCAACCAGTGGCCGGTCGGCGGTTACGGCGAGACCGAGTCGTCGACCGGAAAACCGTTGGGGCTGATGGGCATGGTGCGCGCGCATCAGCCCAACATCGTGGTGACGCCCCGGGCGGGGTGGGCCGGTGACTATCAGGTCGAGGAGGGCGGCTCGGTGCCGACCGGGCCGGTGCGCACCGGTGCGGTGGAGAAGGCGTTCACCATCCGCGGCGCTTGGGGCTACACCGCCGGCGCGACCGTGATGAGCTACGGCGACATCCTCGCGGTCGTGGTCAACAGCCTCGTGCGGAACATGACGACGATCATCAACGTGGGGCCGGACCGGCACGGCGTGGTGCCGTTGGACTCGGTGGCGGTGCTCCACCAGGTCGGCGCGTTCCTGTCCGATGTCGGCGAGTCCGTGTACAACACCCGTGGCGGGCCATGGAATCCGGTCGACGGCCAGGTCGGTTACACCTACCGGGGGTCGACGTTCTACGCGCACCTGCTGCCGGGTCAGGCGCAGGGCGCGTTCACGACGCCGTCAGTCGGCGATGCCCAGGTGAGTCGGGTCTACGACGTGCACACCAAGCTGGATCTGCCCCACACCGTGAGCGCCGACGGCCGCGTCACGATCACCGGCATCGACCGCAGCGCGCACCCGCAGGACACCGTGCTGGCGGTGGTGCTGGACCGCCCGGTGGTGGCCACCGACATCGCCCGCGGCAAGCCCACGACCGCTGACAGCCAGGAATCCAACCATGGCAACCTCGCTGTGAATGCCACCGACGGGGACACCTCGACCCGTTGGTGTGCGGCCGACGGCAACACCGGTCACTGGCTGCGGGTGGACCTCGGCACTGCCACGGCACTGACCGGTGTCCGGGTCGCCTGGGAGTTCGCGGGGAAGACTTACCGCTATCGGATCGAGGGCTCCACCGACGGCTCCGCTTGGAGCGCGCTGGTCGACCGCACCGCGAACACCGACACCAGTCAGGTGCATACCTTGCCGTGCACCGGATCCGCCCGCTACGTGCGGGTGACGGTGACCGGGCTGGACGCCGGCTGCTGGGCGTCGATCCGCTCCTTCGAGGTCTTCACCCGACCGTTCAGCTAG
- a CDS encoding ricin-type beta-trefoil lectin domain protein produces MNRRHSSVLAVLGLLLGGLAVLSPSAQAATSTSITVDGSQSGRVFDGVGAISGGGGNTRLLIDYPEPQRSQLLDYLFKPGYGASLQVLKIEIGGDTNSTDGAEASHEHTQGAVDCGQGYEWWLAEQAKARNPGIKLYGLAWGAPGWVNPTANSFYTTNAITYLMDWLGCAKQHGLGIDYLGGWNERYNGGDTTAMTWYENLKSALGRNGFASTKVVAADNNWSTADDMGKNPAFKAAVDVVGVHYPCGYNSTFTHCGTIGTAQALGTPLWSSEGGSLDTSTGAGPVARAINRDYIDARMTGYLNWPIIGAVYPNLYYSSDGMSVANQPWSGHYDIGRTTWVTAQTTQFTQPGWHYIDTASNYLSGGGSFVTLKSTNNSDYSTVVETMDATAAQTADVTVSGGLSGGVVHVWATNVNSTNPSDWFVRQNDITPSGGHYSVTLQPGYVYTFSTTTPAGAKGTATSPATARLSLPYNDNFETAAASTSPKYFSDMNGAFASTACAAGRSGRCVQQMALTQPVHWTDEANKAPYTIMGDAAWTDYTVSVDAMVPQPGTVEVLGRVMRQSQNNNGLDAYHLKVSDTGAWSIVRTDQSWQTVTLKQGTATPLGTNKWHTVALTMDGTQLTARIDGVAVGTATDAVLPNGQAGIGVGGYQTAQFDNFAITGGTTPLSPVGPVISGLSGKCLNAGATRLVNITENGNPAQLGSCTGQASQSWTSANGALTHEGLCLDVTGGGTANGTKVELWECNGGANQQWQPQSDGTLKGTQSGRCLDDPNATTTDGTQLVIWDCNGGANQKWALPK; encoded by the coding sequence ATGAACCGGCGGCATTCGTCCGTCCTCGCGGTTCTCGGCTTGTTACTGGGCGGGTTGGCCGTGCTGTCGCCATCGGCGCAGGCGGCGACCTCGACGTCGATCACCGTCGACGGCAGCCAGTCCGGCCGGGTGTTCGACGGCGTAGGGGCGATCAGCGGTGGCGGCGGGAACACCCGCCTGCTGATCGACTATCCCGAGCCGCAGCGCAGCCAGCTGCTGGACTACCTGTTCAAACCCGGCTACGGCGCGTCGTTGCAGGTGTTGAAGATCGAGATCGGCGGCGACACCAACTCCACCGACGGCGCCGAGGCCAGCCACGAGCACACCCAGGGCGCCGTCGACTGCGGCCAGGGATACGAGTGGTGGCTGGCCGAGCAGGCCAAGGCCCGCAACCCGGGCATCAAGCTGTACGGACTGGCCTGGGGCGCGCCCGGCTGGGTCAACCCGACCGCGAACTCCTTCTACACCACCAATGCGATCACCTACCTGATGGACTGGCTGGGCTGCGCCAAGCAGCACGGCCTGGGCATCGACTACCTCGGGGGCTGGAACGAGCGCTACAACGGCGGCGACACGACCGCCATGACCTGGTACGAGAACCTGAAGTCCGCCTTGGGCCGCAACGGTTTCGCCTCGACCAAGGTCGTCGCCGCGGACAACAACTGGTCCACCGCCGACGACATGGGCAAGAACCCGGCGTTCAAGGCGGCCGTCGACGTCGTGGGCGTGCACTACCCGTGCGGGTACAACAGCACGTTCACCCACTGCGGCACGATCGGGACCGCACAGGCCCTGGGCACACCGTTGTGGTCCAGCGAAGGTGGCTCCCTGGACACCAGCACCGGGGCCGGTCCGGTCGCGAGGGCGATCAACCGGGACTACATCGACGCCCGCATGACCGGCTACCTCAACTGGCCGATCATCGGCGCGGTGTACCCGAACCTGTACTACTCGAGCGACGGCATGTCGGTCGCCAACCAGCCGTGGTCGGGGCACTACGACATCGGCAGGACCACGTGGGTCACCGCGCAGACCACGCAGTTCACCCAGCCGGGTTGGCACTACATCGACACCGCGAGCAACTACCTGTCCGGCGGCGGCAGCTTCGTCACGTTGAAGTCCACCAACAACTCCGACTACAGCACCGTGGTCGAGACCATGGACGCCACCGCCGCGCAGACCGCCGACGTCACGGTCAGCGGCGGCCTGTCCGGCGGCGTGGTGCACGTCTGGGCCACGAACGTCAACTCGACCAACCCGTCCGACTGGTTCGTCCGCCAGAACGACATCACCCCGTCCGGCGGCCACTACAGCGTCACCCTGCAACCCGGCTACGTCTACACGTTCAGCACGACGACTCCCGCCGGCGCCAAGGGAACCGCGACCTCCCCGGCCACCGCTCGCCTTTCCTTGCCCTACAACGACAACTTCGAGACCGCGGCGGCCAGCACGTCGCCGAAGTACTTCTCCGACATGAACGGCGCCTTCGCCTCGACGGCCTGCGCCGCCGGCCGCAGCGGCCGGTGCGTACAGCAGATGGCTCTTACACAACCGGTTCACTGGACCGACGAGGCCAACAAGGCGCCGTACACGATCATGGGTGACGCGGCGTGGACCGACTACACGGTCTCCGTGGATGCGATGGTGCCGCAGCCGGGCACGGTCGAGGTGCTGGGCCGCGTGATGCGTCAGAGCCAGAACAACAACGGCCTGGACGCCTATCACCTCAAGGTGTCCGACACCGGCGCGTGGTCGATCGTCCGGACCGACCAGAGCTGGCAGACCGTCACCCTGAAGCAGGGCACGGCAACCCCGTTGGGCACCAACAAGTGGCACACCGTCGCGCTGACGATGGACGGCACCCAGCTCACCGCACGCATCGACGGCGTGGCGGTCGGCACCGCGACCGACGCCGTCCTTCCCAACGGCCAGGCCGGTATCGGTGTCGGCGGCTACCAGACCGCCCAGTTCGACAACTTCGCCATCACCGGCGGCACCACCCCACTCTCACCGGTCGGCCCGGTCATCTCGGGCCTGTCCGGCAAATGCCTCAACGCCGGCGCCACCCGGCTGGTCAACATCACCGAGAACGGCAACCCGGCCCAGCTCGGCAGCTGCACCGGCCAGGCCAGCCAGTCCTGGACATCGGCCAACGGGGCGTTGACCCACGAGGGCCTGTGTCTCGATGTCACCGGCGGTGGCACCGCCAACGGCACCAAGGTCGAACTGTGGGAGTGCAACGGCGGCGCCAACCAGCAGTGGCAACCGCAGTCGGACGGCACGCTGAAGGGCACGCAGTCCGGACGCTGCCTCGACGATCCCAACGCCACCACCACCGACGGAACCCAACTGGTGATCTGGGACTGCAACGGCGGCGCCAACCAGAAGTGGGCACTGCCGAAGTAG
- a CDS encoding TolB family protein, translating into MKRRVLFALLGAVLLTATAIGYSVFTAREHPVAQATDALSLAAGPRILFRSTASDSEGRLAMVAKAAPGGPRQVSALSCLRVYAAGGTGACLRQDGALATFQVAILDRAMTVVKAIPLVGVPNRTRVSADGRLVAWTVFVAGDSYNNGRFSTRAGLIDLRSQDMVDSLEFLSVTLDGRPYTAADLNFWGVTFAADDNHFYATMSTAGHRYLVAGDIAAKSVRTIAENVECPSLSADGRRIAFKSAIDGDPAKGWRLSVLDLASGTRTALAETRSVDDQPAWLDQNTIGYAVPRGTGDSDVWAVPADGSGGPRLLIPHAESPAALG; encoded by the coding sequence GTGAAGCGACGGGTGTTGTTCGCGCTGCTCGGGGCGGTGCTGCTGACCGCGACCGCGATCGGGTACAGCGTCTTCACGGCTCGCGAGCACCCGGTCGCACAGGCGACCGATGCGCTGAGCCTCGCCGCCGGGCCACGGATCCTGTTCCGCAGCACCGCGTCGGACAGCGAAGGCCGCCTGGCGATGGTCGCCAAGGCCGCGCCCGGCGGGCCGCGCCAGGTGTCCGCGCTGAGCTGCCTGCGGGTCTACGCGGCCGGCGGCACCGGCGCCTGCCTGCGGCAGGACGGTGCGCTGGCCACCTTCCAGGTCGCCATCCTGGACCGCGCGATGACCGTGGTGAAGGCGATTCCGCTGGTCGGCGTGCCGAACCGCACCCGGGTGTCGGCGGACGGGCGGCTGGTCGCCTGGACTGTGTTCGTGGCCGGCGACTCGTACAACAACGGCCGGTTCTCCACCCGCGCCGGGCTGATCGACCTCCGCAGCCAGGACATGGTCGACTCGCTGGAATTCCTGTCGGTGACCCTGGACGGCCGGCCCTACACCGCCGCCGACCTCAACTTCTGGGGCGTCACCTTCGCCGCCGACGACAACCACTTCTACGCCACGATGTCCACCGCGGGCCACCGGTATCTGGTGGCCGGCGACATCGCGGCGAAGAGCGTGCGCACGATCGCCGAGAACGTGGAATGCCCGTCGCTGTCGGCGGATGGGCGGCGTATCGCCTTCAAGTCGGCGATCGACGGCGATCCGGCCAAGGGCTGGCGGCTGTCCGTGCTGGATCTTGCTTCGGGCACGCGGACCGCCCTGGCCGAAACCCGCAGCGTGGACGACCAGCCGGCGTGGCTGGACCAGAACACCATCGGCTACGCCGTTCCCCGCGGCACGGGCGACTCCGACGTCTGGGCCGTGCCGGCGGACGGCTCGGGCGGTCCACGGCTGCTCATCCCGCACGCCGAATCCCCGGCCGCCCTTGGCTGA